From Carya illinoinensis cultivar Pawnee chromosome 5, C.illinoinensisPawnee_v1, whole genome shotgun sequence, one genomic window encodes:
- the LOC122310888 gene encoding peptidyl-prolyl cis-trans isomerase CYP40-like isoform X3 yields the protein MGRPRCFLDISIGGELEGRIVVELYNDVVPRTAENFRALCTGEKGIGPNTAAPLHYKGSRFHRVIKSFMVQCGDISAGNGTGGESIYGLKFEDENFELKHERKGMLSMANSGPDTNGSQFFITTTRTSHLDGKHVVFGKVIKGMGVVRSIEHVTTDGGDYPTADVLIVDCGEILEKADDGTSNFFQDGDTYPDWPADLDESPNEISWWMIAVDSVKSFGNENYKRQDYKMALRKYRKALRYLDVCWEKQGIDEEKSSCLRKKKSQIFTNSSLMRYIALGL from the exons ATGGGTAGGCCACGGTGCTTTCTGGACATAAGCATAGGAGGAGAACTGGAAGGGAGGATTGTGGTGGAGCTTTACAACGATGTGGTGCCCAGAACAGCTGAGAACTTCAGGGCTCTTTGCACAGGCGAGAAGGGCATTGGTCCCAATACTGCGGCTCCTCTTCATTACAAG GGAAGCCGTTTTCATCGTGTTATTAAAAGCTTTATGGTGCAATGTGGAGATATCTCTGCTGGCAATGGTACTGGGGGAGAATCTATCTATGGCTTGAAATTTGAAGATGAGAACTTTGAATTAAAGCATGAAAGGAAAGGAATGTTATCTATGGCTAATTCTGGTCCTGACACAAACGGGTCTCAGTTTTTTATCACAACCACTCGCACTTCTCATCTAGATGGAAAACATGTTGTGTTTGGGAAGGTGATTAAAGGGATGGGAGTGGTGAGATCAATTGAGCATGTTACGACTGATGGCGGTGACTATCCTACTGCTGATGTTCTAATTGTAGACTGTGGAGAAATTCTTGAGAAGGCAGATGATGGGACATCTAATTTTTTCCAAGATGGTGATACTTATCCTGATTGGCCAGCTGACCTGGATGAGAGTCCTAATGAGATCTCCTGGTGGATGATTGCTGTTGATTCTGTAAAGTCTTTTGGCAATGAAAATTACAAG AGACAAGACTATAAGATGGCCCTTAGAAAGTATCGGAAGGCTTTGCGATATCTAGACGTCTGCTGGGAGAAACAAGGGATTGATGAAG AGAAGAgttcatgtttgaggaagaaaaAGTCCCAAATTTTCACTAACAGCTCT TTGATGCGGTATATTGCTTTAGGCTTGTAA
- the LOC122310886 gene encoding armadillo repeat-containing protein 6 isoform X2, which yields MGPKKKTVAADTGRTISQGAFDDLVKENIDDLGMDPAEALQDAIQTLTLQGVDLSGIVTCLPGEGSVKDNPVIQSLVALKQLDSDLKDEISKKGLNDLLEFLDKLTELCGDQGSGNAAIATRNGGVELLCSICSKIRSGCEQVLISALRALVSLLHDLQSTETFRASGGPATVVGILNDYSQNLDILSNAFMVVSAASTGNEIIKESFMELKIDELIMRILSDPHGQSRGSIQSIYDSIRVLLTPDDNRVVASQVYGYARVFAKIGVARAVVDSLHAGLSSPGLVTASIALKAVAVNDEICKSIAESGGIDAVLQCIDDSGEQGNKIVARACCSLLSKLAGSDTNKTTIVEKGGMDRLIKLSARFSDDPAVLQEVMSLISVLSLRSPENAARAIEAGAGDLAIQAMEKFPTAQQMQRNSCLMIRNLVVRNPENRTLLLSHGIEKYLRGAKQSHESCKDAASDALRDLGLDNYNL from the exons ATGGGCCCAAAAAAGAAGACCGTGGCGGCCGATACTGGTCGTACGATCTCGCAGGGAGCCTTCGACGATCTGGTTAAGGAAAACATTGACGATCTCGGAATGGACCCCGCCGAGGCCCTCCAGGACGCCATCCAAACCCTAACTCTCCAGGGCGTCGATCTCTCCG GGATCGTCACGTGCCTTCCAGGAGAGGGTAGTGTAAAGGATAATCCTGTTATACAGAGCTTGGTTGCCTTGAAGCAGCTGGATTCGGATTTAAAGGATGAAATCAGCAAAAAGGGTTTGAACGACCTTTTGGAATTTCTTGATAAGCTTACAGAGCTGTGCGGTGACCAAGGATCGGGGAATGCGGCAATAGCAACAAGGAATGGTGGGGTGGAATTGCTTTGTTCTATTTGTTCAAAGATTCGAAGTGGGTGCGAGCAAGTTCTCATTTCGGCTTTGAGGGCATTGGTATCACTTCTTCATG ATCTTCAAAGTACAGAAACATTTCGTGCAAGTGGTGGACCGGCTACTGTGGTGGGTATTCTAAATGATTACAGTCAAAATCTAGACATCTTGAGTAATGCTTTCATGGTTGTTTCTGCGGCCTCAACTGGTAATGAAATCATCAAAGAGTCATTCATGGAGTTGAAAATTGATGAGCTTATCATGCGAATACTGAGTGACCCACATGGGCAGAGTAGAGGCAGCATCCAGAGTATATATGACTCTATACGTGTTCTGTTAACACCAGATGATAACCGTGTTGTGGCTTCTCAA GTTTATGGTTATGCACGAGTTTTTGCGAAAATTGGAGTTGCAAGAGCTGTAGTGGACTCACTTCATGCAGGGCTTAGCTCACCTGGTCTAGTTACAGCAAGTATCGCTCTAAAGGCTGTTGCTGTCAAT GATGAAATATGTAAATCCATTGCAGAAAGTGGTGGCATTGATGCAGTTCTCCAATGTATTGATGATAGTGGTGAACAAGGCAACAAGATTGTTGCTAGAGCTTGCTGTTCTCTGTTATCCAAG TTGGCCGGAAGTGACACAAACAAGACTACCATTGTTGAGAAGGGGGGTATGGACAGGCTAATCAAACTCTCAGCCAGATTTTCTGATGACCCTGCTGTTTTGCAAGAG GTAATGTCCTTGATTTCTGTACTCTCCCTGAGATCGCCAGAAAATGCTGCCCGGGCCATTGAAGCTGGGGCTGGGGACCTTGCTATCCAAGCCATGGAGAAGTTCCCCACCGCACAACAGATGCAAAGAAACTCCTGCCTCATGATCCGGAATCTTGTAGTTAGGAACCCAGAAAACAG AACTCTTCTTCTTAGTCATGGTATTGAGAAATATTTAAGGGGAGCTAAGCAAAGCCACGAAAGCTGTAAGGATGCTGCAAGCGATGCACTGAGGGACCTTGGGCTTGATAATTACAACTTGTAA
- the LOC122310888 gene encoding peptidyl-prolyl cis-trans isomerase CYP40-like isoform X2: MVQCGDISAGNGTGGESIYGLKFEDENFELKHERKGMLSMANSGPDTNGSQFFITTTRTSHLDGKHVVFGKVIKGMGVVRSIEHVTTDGGDYPTADVLIVDCGEILEKADDGTSNFFQDGDTYPDWPADLDESPNEISWWMIAVDSVKSFGNENYKRQDYKMALRKYRKALRYLDVCWEKQGIDEEKSSCLRKKKSQIFTNSSACKLKLGDLKGALLDTEFAMRDGDNNVKALFRQGQAYMALNDIDASVESFKKALELEPTDVGIKKELAAAKKKIADRRDQERKAYSKMFQ, translated from the exons ATGGTGCAATGTGGAGATATCTCTGCTGGCAATGGTACTGGGGGAGAATCTATCTATGGCTTGAAATTTGAAGATGAGAACTTTGAATTAAAGCATGAAAGGAAAGGAATGTTATCTATGGCTAATTCTGGTCCTGACACAAACGGGTCTCAGTTTTTTATCACAACCACTCGCACTTCTCATCTAGATGGAAAACATGTTGTGTTTGGGAAGGTGATTAAAGGGATGGGAGTGGTGAGATCAATTGAGCATGTTACGACTGATGGCGGTGACTATCCTACTGCTGATGTTCTAATTGTAGACTGTGGAGAAATTCTTGAGAAGGCAGATGATGGGACATCTAATTTTTTCCAAGATGGTGATACTTATCCTGATTGGCCAGCTGACCTGGATGAGAGTCCTAATGAGATCTCCTGGTGGATGATTGCTGTTGATTCTGTAAAGTCTTTTGGCAATGAAAATTACAAG AGACAAGACTATAAGATGGCCCTTAGAAAGTATCGGAAGGCTTTGCGATATCTAGACGTCTGCTGGGAGAAACAAGGGATTGATGAAG AGAAGAgttcatgtttgaggaagaaaaAGTCCCAAATTTTCACTAACAGCTCT GCTTGTAAGTTGAAGTTGGGGGATCTGAAAGGAGCATTGTTAGACACAGAATTTGCAATGCGTGATGGAGACAACAATGTGAAAGCTTTGTTCCGCCAAGGTCAG GCCTACATGGCACTCAATGACATTGATGCCTCCGTTGAAAGCTTCAAGAAGGCATTGGAATTGGAGCCAACTGATG ttggaATAAAAAAAGAGCTTGCTGCTGCTAAGAAGAAG ATCGCTGATAGACGTGATCAGGAGAGAAAGGCATACAGCAAGATGTTCCAATAG
- the LOC122311829 gene encoding uncharacterized protein LOC122311829: protein MGGFTFAQVLVLIIATASMLVVSTANRGGPHWPFRGHDHRFHQPKCEDQGPKKIIVGGSEQWRFNFTYTDWALKNGPFFINDTLVFKYDSRHSVYLLPDLWSFLNCDLSRAKLLGNVTQGGGKGFEYVLQEWKPYYFACGEHDGIHCNLGQMKFFVMPMLRCMV from the exons ATGGGTGGTTTCACTTTTGCACAGGTTCTCGTCCTGATCATTGCGACTGCTTCCATGTTGGTAGTTAGTACTGCCAACAGAGGTGGCCCTCATTGGCCTTTCAGAGGTCATGATCACCGCTTCCATCAGCCAAAATGTGAAGATCAAGGTCCCAAGAAAATCATCGTAGGAGGGTCTGAGCAGTGGCGCTTCAACTTTACCTACACAGATTGGGCTCTCAAAAATGGCCCCTTCTTCATTAATGATACTTTAG TTTTCAAGTATGATTCACGTCATAGTGTATACTTACTACCAGACCTTTGGAGCTTCTTGAACTGCGATTTAAGCCGAGCGAAGTTGTTGGGGAATGTGACACAAGGAGGTGGGAAGGGGTTTGAGTACGTGCTGCAAGAGTGGAAGCCTTACTACTTTGCTTGCGGTGAGCACGATGGCATTCATTGCAATCTTGGACAGATGAAGTTCTTTGTGATGCCAATGCTCCGCTGCATggtataa
- the LOC122309330 gene encoding uncharacterized protein LOC122309330, with product MGGFSFAHGFVLMVATTILSVSFSAFGAAEKGQQFPELLAEGPKRIVVGGETERWRTNLNYTDWALKNGQFYVNDTLVFKYDPPNVTANSDQHSVYLLPDMFSFRTCNLKRATMVGNVTQGGGEGFQFVLEAECRRQTYYFACGEKDHCTNGQMKFTVTPDRSR from the exons atgggtggtTTTAGTTTTGCACATGGTTTCGTCCTTATGGTAGCTACTACCATTTTGTCTGTTTCCTTTTCGGCTTTTGGTGCGGCTGAGAAAGGGCAGCAATTTCCCGAACTTCTCGCAGAGGGGCCAAAGAGGATCGTCGTAGGAGGCGAGACTGAGCGGTGGCGCACCAACCTTAACTACACTGATTGGGCTCTAAAAAATGGTCAATTTTACGTAAATGACACTTTAG TTTTTAAGTATGATCCACCGAATGTCACCGCAAATTCTGATCAGCACAGTGTGTACTTGCTACCGGACATGTTTAGCTTCCGAACTTGTAATTTAAAAAGAGCGACGATGGTGGGCAACGTGACACAAGGAGGCGGCGAGGGGTTCCAGTTTGTGTTGGAGGCCGAGTGCCGACGTCAGACTTACTACTTTGCTTGCGGAGAGAAAGACCATTGTACGAATGGACAGATGAAATTTACTGTGACGCCCGATCGGTCtcgttga
- the LOC122310888 gene encoding peptidyl-prolyl cis-trans isomerase CYP40-like isoform X1 yields the protein MGRPRCFLDISIGGELEGRIVVELYNDVVPRTAENFRALCTGEKGIGPNTAAPLHYKGSRFHRVIKSFMVQCGDISAGNGTGGESIYGLKFEDENFELKHERKGMLSMANSGPDTNGSQFFITTTRTSHLDGKHVVFGKVIKGMGVVRSIEHVTTDGGDYPTADVLIVDCGEILEKADDGTSNFFQDGDTYPDWPADLDESPNEISWWMIAVDSVKSFGNENYKRQDYKMALRKYRKALRYLDVCWEKQGIDEEKSSCLRKKKSQIFTNSSACKLKLGDLKGALLDTEFAMRDGDNNVKALFRQGQAYMALNDIDASVESFKKALELEPTDVGIKKELAAAKKKIADRRDQERKAYSKMFQ from the exons ATGGGTAGGCCACGGTGCTTTCTGGACATAAGCATAGGAGGAGAACTGGAAGGGAGGATTGTGGTGGAGCTTTACAACGATGTGGTGCCCAGAACAGCTGAGAACTTCAGGGCTCTTTGCACAGGCGAGAAGGGCATTGGTCCCAATACTGCGGCTCCTCTTCATTACAAG GGAAGCCGTTTTCATCGTGTTATTAAAAGCTTTATGGTGCAATGTGGAGATATCTCTGCTGGCAATGGTACTGGGGGAGAATCTATCTATGGCTTGAAATTTGAAGATGAGAACTTTGAATTAAAGCATGAAAGGAAAGGAATGTTATCTATGGCTAATTCTGGTCCTGACACAAACGGGTCTCAGTTTTTTATCACAACCACTCGCACTTCTCATCTAGATGGAAAACATGTTGTGTTTGGGAAGGTGATTAAAGGGATGGGAGTGGTGAGATCAATTGAGCATGTTACGACTGATGGCGGTGACTATCCTACTGCTGATGTTCTAATTGTAGACTGTGGAGAAATTCTTGAGAAGGCAGATGATGGGACATCTAATTTTTTCCAAGATGGTGATACTTATCCTGATTGGCCAGCTGACCTGGATGAGAGTCCTAATGAGATCTCCTGGTGGATGATTGCTGTTGATTCTGTAAAGTCTTTTGGCAATGAAAATTACAAG AGACAAGACTATAAGATGGCCCTTAGAAAGTATCGGAAGGCTTTGCGATATCTAGACGTCTGCTGGGAGAAACAAGGGATTGATGAAG AGAAGAgttcatgtttgaggaagaaaaAGTCCCAAATTTTCACTAACAGCTCT GCTTGTAAGTTGAAGTTGGGGGATCTGAAAGGAGCATTGTTAGACACAGAATTTGCAATGCGTGATGGAGACAACAATGTGAAAGCTTTGTTCCGCCAAGGTCAG GCCTACATGGCACTCAATGACATTGATGCCTCCGTTGAAAGCTTCAAGAAGGCATTGGAATTGGAGCCAACTGATG ttggaATAAAAAAAGAGCTTGCTGCTGCTAAGAAGAAG ATCGCTGATAGACGTGATCAGGAGAGAAAGGCATACAGCAAGATGTTCCAATAG
- the LOC122311643 gene encoding uncharacterized protein LOC122311643 — protein sequence MAGFTIAQVLVLIIVATSMLAFSTANRGAPQWPSRGGRFHQLPKCKEGPKKIIVGGSEQWRFNFTYTEWALANGPFYINDTLVFKYDSRHSVYLLPNLQSFLKCDLSRATLLGNVTQGGGKGFEYVLKEWKPHYFACGEHDGIHCNLGQMKFFAIPMFRWCR from the exons ATGGCTGGTTTCACTATTGCACAGGTTCTAGTCCTGATCATTGTGGCTACTTCCATGTTGGCATTTAGTACGGCCAACAGAGGTGCCCCCCAATGGCCTTCTAGAGGTGGCCGTTTCCATCAATTACCAAAATGTAAAGAAGGTCCCAAGAAGATCATCGTAGGAGGGTCGGAGCAGTGGCGCTTCAACTTTACCTACACTGAATGGGCTCTCGCTAATGGCCCCTTTTACATAAATGATACTTTGG TTTTTAAGTATGACTCGCGTCACAGTGTATACTTGCTACCAAACCTTCAGAGCTTCTTAAAGTGCGATTTAAGCCGGGCAACGTTGTTGGGAAACGTGACACAAGGAGGTGGGAAGGGCTTTGAGTACGTGCTGAAAGAGTGGAAGCCTCACTACTTTGCTTGCGGTGAGCACGATGGCATTCATTGCAATCTCGGACAGATGAAGTTCTTTGCGATACCAATGTTCCGTTGGTGTAGATAA
- the LOC122310886 gene encoding armadillo repeat-containing protein 6 isoform X1: protein MGPKKKTVAADTGRTISQGAFDDLVKENIDDLGMDPAEALQDAIQTLTLQGVDLSGIVTCLPGEGSVKDNPVIQSLVALKQLDSDLKDEISKKGLNDLLEFLDKLTELCGDQGSGNAAIATRNGGVELLCSICSKIRSGCEQVLISALRALVSLLHDLQSTETFRASGGPATVVGILNDYSQNLDILSNAFMVVSAASTGNEIIKESFMELKIDELIMRILSDPHGQSRGSIQSIYDSIRVLLTPDDNRVVASQVYGYARVFAKIGVARAVVDSLHAGLSSPGLVTASIALKAVAVNAAECVQGKIFVSAEKTNTGRYTRYLGQCKTKDEICKSIAESGGIDAVLQCIDDSGEQGNKIVARACCSLLSKLAGSDTNKTTIVEKGGMDRLIKLSARFSDDPAVLQEVMSLISVLSLRSPENAARAIEAGAGDLAIQAMEKFPTAQQMQRNSCLMIRNLVVRNPENRTLLLSHGIEKYLRGAKQSHESCKDAASDALRDLGLDNYNL, encoded by the exons ATGGGCCCAAAAAAGAAGACCGTGGCGGCCGATACTGGTCGTACGATCTCGCAGGGAGCCTTCGACGATCTGGTTAAGGAAAACATTGACGATCTCGGAATGGACCCCGCCGAGGCCCTCCAGGACGCCATCCAAACCCTAACTCTCCAGGGCGTCGATCTCTCCG GGATCGTCACGTGCCTTCCAGGAGAGGGTAGTGTAAAGGATAATCCTGTTATACAGAGCTTGGTTGCCTTGAAGCAGCTGGATTCGGATTTAAAGGATGAAATCAGCAAAAAGGGTTTGAACGACCTTTTGGAATTTCTTGATAAGCTTACAGAGCTGTGCGGTGACCAAGGATCGGGGAATGCGGCAATAGCAACAAGGAATGGTGGGGTGGAATTGCTTTGTTCTATTTGTTCAAAGATTCGAAGTGGGTGCGAGCAAGTTCTCATTTCGGCTTTGAGGGCATTGGTATCACTTCTTCATG ATCTTCAAAGTACAGAAACATTTCGTGCAAGTGGTGGACCGGCTACTGTGGTGGGTATTCTAAATGATTACAGTCAAAATCTAGACATCTTGAGTAATGCTTTCATGGTTGTTTCTGCGGCCTCAACTGGTAATGAAATCATCAAAGAGTCATTCATGGAGTTGAAAATTGATGAGCTTATCATGCGAATACTGAGTGACCCACATGGGCAGAGTAGAGGCAGCATCCAGAGTATATATGACTCTATACGTGTTCTGTTAACACCAGATGATAACCGTGTTGTGGCTTCTCAA GTTTATGGTTATGCACGAGTTTTTGCGAAAATTGGAGTTGCAAGAGCTGTAGTGGACTCACTTCATGCAGGGCTTAGCTCACCTGGTCTAGTTACAGCAAGTATCGCTCTAAAGGCTGTTGCTGTCAAT GCTGCAGAATGTGTACAGGGCAAAATATTTGTTTCAGCCGAGAAAacaaataccggccggtacaccCGGTATTTGGGGCAATGCAAAACGAAG GATGAAATATGTAAATCCATTGCAGAAAGTGGTGGCATTGATGCAGTTCTCCAATGTATTGATGATAGTGGTGAACAAGGCAACAAGATTGTTGCTAGAGCTTGCTGTTCTCTGTTATCCAAG TTGGCCGGAAGTGACACAAACAAGACTACCATTGTTGAGAAGGGGGGTATGGACAGGCTAATCAAACTCTCAGCCAGATTTTCTGATGACCCTGCTGTTTTGCAAGAG GTAATGTCCTTGATTTCTGTACTCTCCCTGAGATCGCCAGAAAATGCTGCCCGGGCCATTGAAGCTGGGGCTGGGGACCTTGCTATCCAAGCCATGGAGAAGTTCCCCACCGCACAACAGATGCAAAGAAACTCCTGCCTCATGATCCGGAATCTTGTAGTTAGGAACCCAGAAAACAG AACTCTTCTTCTTAGTCATGGTATTGAGAAATATTTAAGGGGAGCTAAGCAAAGCCACGAAAGCTGTAAGGATGCTGCAAGCGATGCACTGAGGGACCTTGGGCTTGATAATTACAACTTGTAA